tggactcactttcttcatctcaggttctcgatattttattgcttattatttatcattttttttctcttttgcaatTGGTCAGTTTATTATCTTTTGGTTCTTCTTCCGTCCTGTCTTTCATAGATACTATTATGTCTCTTGGATCTACTAAGTAAAGGAaacaaatcttagggttgtaaatggtgaagtgtatgtactttgataagaaatttactttgaatttgggaCTTTGATCCCTCAAGCCCAGCCTAATCTAAGCCTGGGTGTCCACATCCACACCCGATCCCTCTGAAGCCAAGCTCGATCCACTCATCTCAGCCCTCGTACACTAAACCCAGCTTTGATCCTTCCAATCCCAGCTCCGATCTCTCTAAAACCCGCCCTGGCTCCCAGAACCGGGGACCCACTAGATCTAGCCCCGACCCCTCTAAACCCAGTGGCGGAGGAACACAGCATGGACCCACAACCCACCATCCGCTCAGACCATCAGCCCTTATTTCCGTCCCCTTACTGTAGATTCTGCACCAGGGGCAACTTAACCCTCATgtgtctgggatgtgggaggaatgtagatcggggggtgggggaggaaataCATCCATATAGACATGGGGTCTCTATCCCACCTAAACACAGCCCTGACCCTCTACTCTGCTTTTCTGCTCTCTAAATATAGGGTACTGACCCGAAACATCCCTTTGACCTccaaccatcaggcagaagaaacGCAAGTATGAAAACAAGGTCTGTTAGGCTgggtgacagcttcttcccccaggctgtgagatttCTGCACACCCAGCACACATTATTAACAACAGTGCCAGTGCAGTAACGTTTTTGTATATTTAACTCCATGTCGCCTGTACAGTATATGCACTGTCTGTCACCTTGTGCATCCTCAGAATATATCTTTTTAATATGTTCATATTGTTTTATGTGCTATGGATGATAAATGCACagggttttgcaccttggtctctGGTCGTTTAGTTTAGCTGTGTtcagttgaacttgaacttaacgATTCCTTGCGCTGcacgacccactgagttcctgcaaACAGGCTGCTTGTTGCTGCAGATGCCCTTCTCCCTGGCATTCCAAAATCAGAGCCTGAACCCCAAACTCCAGCCCTGGAACTACACTGGACAGCGAACTCTTCACTTCCCTGGCCACGGATGGCGAGGAGAATCAAACTTACCCCTCAGTGAGGTTTATTTTCCAAGCTAACATTACACACAAGCCCAACAAAGATTACCACAGAAAGAattatctgggaatacagatctgtaATTCCTCCAAAGTGACATTACAGGTAGAagacctcaaaaaggcagcatccatcattaaggacccccatcacccaggacatgcccccttctcgttgctaccatcagggaggaggtacaggaacctgaagacacacactcaacaattcaggaacagtttcttcacctccaccatcagatttctgaatgaacaatgaacccatgaagacaTCCTCAGTATCTTtccctctttttgcacaatttattcaatttatatttttatatatacagtactatgtaaaagtcttagacacataatGTATATATGccctagctagggtgcctaagacgtttgcactgTACTACCGCcgcgaaaataaaaaaaaaacaaatttcatgatatatgtgagtgatgataaacccgattctgacatgggtctctgTTGTAGACTGAATGTACAGGGAGACGTGAAGcatggttggggagaggggaggaagcaggaagcaccagagagacattctgtagtgatcaataaaccaattgtttgcaatcaaatgactttgcctggtgtctcgggactgggtgtgtctgcacccgtgccaaccCCCGCCCTGGCACTCCTgtgccacctatcccacacccctcccgcagcactccaccctcaccattcccaacatcatttgctCTTGCCAGATTTAGAAACTCACTCTCTGCGCCACATTGAcagatacaatactgtgcaatcataggcaccctagctgtatatacgtgcctaaggttttttcacagtactgtatattctaTTGTAATTTACGGTTtctattattctgtattgcagtgtactgctggaACGCAAGGAATgtcagtgacagtaaacctgattctgatgccaaATCAGGGTCATAACGGgatcttttggcatattggccttcacaTCTTCtcccagtctgttgtcaccagaacAAGCTTCAATGCGATGGTGTGCTGAGGCAATATCATCAGCACAGGTGGTGCGAACAGGCTCAACAAACCGATTAGAAACGCTGACTCTGCTATAggtgtcaaactggacacactggaggctgtggtagaataaAAGGACccaatggaaaatcctggcaattctggacaatgtttctcaccctctgcatgccaccttggctgaacgagggagcacttttagtaatagaccttgacaactgcactgctccaaagagcgctatatgaggtcattcttacttgtaatgctactgtgtcactgtaatttcctttgggatcaataaagtatctatctatctatactgTGTATCAcagtattgagcacaggagttaggatgttatattgaagttgtgtaagatgctGATGAGGCCTAATGTGTGCTCTTCTAGTCACCTACCTAGACAAAAgattgagagaatacagagaaagtttacaaagatgttgccgggatttggggacctgagttatatgttgaataggttagggacTTTATTCCtgaagcgtaggagaatgaggagaggtttgatagaggtatacaaaattttgagggatgTCGATCGGgtacatgcaagcaggcttttccactgagggtgggtgagacaagaactggggttcatgggtttagggtgaagaGTGAAATGTTGAAGAGGAATCTGAGGGGGGgacttattcactcagagggtggtgagagtgtggcacgagccgccagtggaagtggtggatgcggctTTGTTTAAGAGAAGATTGAGTAGGTAcagggatgagagggatatggtGAGCTGTGGTCCCCATGTGGCTCAATGGGAGAAAGCAGagtattgactagatgggccagaggacccgtttctgtgctgtagtaccaTAAGACTctaaggacaaagaaatggcagatgaacttaatgggtattttgtatctgtcttcactgcggaagacactagcagtgtgccagaggtctgtgagtgtcagggagcaggattgAGTGTCGTtgctattataaaggaaaaaggtcttaaggtggataagtcacctggaccagatggactgcatcacagagtcctgagagaggatgctgaagagataatggatgcataggtcatgatctttccagaatcacttgattctggcatggtcctggaggactagaagattgcaaatatcactccaatatttaagaaagaaggaaggcaaaagaaaagaaataggccagtcagtggctgggaaagtgttggaatctattattaaggatgaggttttgaggtacttggagactaatgataaaatgtcaaagtcagtatagtttctgtaaagggaaatcttgcctgacaaatctgttagagttcttcgaggaagtagcaagcagggtggacaaaggggaggcagtggatgCTATTTACTAAGATTTCCAGTAGacacttgataaggtgccacatatgaggctgcttaacaagataaaatcccatgacattacaggaaagatactggcattgaTAGAGGAATGgcggaggcagcgagtgggaatagaagGGGCCTTTCCTGGTTTTCTatcagtgtctagtggtgttcctcgggggtcagtattgggaccgctacttttcacattgtttgtcagtgatttagatcatggaattgatggctttgtggcaaagtttgcagatgatatgaagataggtgaaggggtaggtagtgctgaggaagcagtgtgattacagcaggacttagacaaattggaagaaagggcaaaaaagtggcagatggaatacagtgttgggaaatgtgtgataatgcattttggtaaaaggaactattatctaaatggggagaaggttcaaacatcagaggtgcagagggacttaggaattcTTGGGCAAgcctcccagaagattaatttacaggttgacatttatttcaaggggaatagaatataaaagcaaaaggataatgCTGAGCAATGGCCgcatttagagtattgtcaacagttttgggcccgatatctcagaaaggatgtgttgtcattggagagagttcagaggaggttcacggggatgattctgggaatgaaggagtatttggcagctttgggcctgcaccCACTGGCATTCAgcagagtgctgtgggagggtgggggagagggcttatagaaacctatcaaatgttgaaaggactagatagggtagatgtggagaggatgtttcctgtggtgggggtatccagaactagaggaaacagcctcaaagttgaggggcgaccttttaggacagaggtaaggaggaattcttttagccggagagtagtaaatctctggaatgctgtgccacagactgcggtggaggtaagtctgtgtgtatatttaaggtggaaattgatcgCTTCCTGATCAGGCAGGGTATCAAAGGAAATGGCGAGCAGGCAGGTATGTGGGGTTGAATGAGATctggcatcagccatgatggaatggcagagcagacttgatgggctgaatggcctaattctgctcctatgtcttatggtttaagaaGAAAGCTTGGGCAAAGAGACCAAGGTATTTATTTAGAACAATGTTGCCTTATTATGTCTGATGAAAACCCGGTGTCTCTTTCTTCAGaaaggttatggactggatgctgTGATTTCCAATCTAGAATCAGTTCACCCTGGGAGAACAGATTTTCTTCACACTGGAGAAAGTTTGGCCCAAATGCCAAACACTTGATTGCAGGGTCCTGAGGTCAATGAAATCCACACAAGGTCAAGGACAGACGGCAAGTCCAGAGGTAGAGGTGCAAAGGTTGAACCCCTGGAGTCTGGGCCAGGGATTGGGGATTGAAGACTGGAActgagtctgtgaatctctgtgagTCCGCTGGGGAGGTCAAAGCACAGTGTCTACAGGCTGGAGTCCACTGGAGGCCAGAGGCCTGTCCTTGGGTTAAAGGAAtgtatgtgggtgggtgggaggataGGACGGGACTTGTCTTGTTGctcgttgtgttctgtgttgttctgtcaaGTGCTGTGAGCAggctatgttgatgccagaatgtgtagtgacactagtgggctgcccccaacaagtgtgttgattgttaacgtAAAAGATTTCACTTCGCATTTTGATGTACACCTGACaagtaaacttgaatcttgatgtCTGCCAGTCCGAGAGACCGGGGCCAAGGACTCAAGGCCTGAAGGAGGGCTGTCCTGGGGGATGAGGCCCGTCTGCTTGTGTGAAGCTTTGTCGGGGATGGGAAAAGGGGGTTGCTTTGCTCTTGTCTCATTTTGGTGTATTAGTTGTTCTGCTGAAGATGGTGGgcatcagaatgtgtggcgacacccccagcacatccttaacgCAGACAACGTGCCTCACTCTGTATTTTGATGTGCACATTATATGAAATAAATCTGACACTGAGAGCGGCAGGAGGTTCTGCCAGGGTCTGGTCATCATCCAGGGAGTATGAGGAGGAGTTCTGCAAATATTTTCTCATCGAACCCCAGCCCAATCTCCGGTACATTAACCCTTTGCTGCCCCAGGCAGGGAATTATTCCTTTGGGTCCAAGGAAGAAGACCCCAGGATGGGATCAATCAAcccttttcccaactaaattCCTGCTTATGAGGCTGGgaggagatgggggggggtgcagggaggagtgggtgggggaagtgGGGTAGGAGAcaaaggaggaaggggagggtgggtggggtgaAGCCCATTCTTGCCAATACTCCCAATCTTCTTCCCCTAACCCCTCAGACCTTTGACCCACCCATGGCATACAACCTTTCATCCCAgaccccccaccctctcctcccaaCCCCTaacctcaccccatcctccttaTCTTTGATCCTTTCCTTACTTATACCCTCCCCGTTCCTGACCTCTGACCCCGTCTCCTCACCTTTGACCCACACATGTCATCAGCTTTCTCCTCGAGACACCATCCTCTCCTCCTGAGCCCCCAGCCCCTACGATCCTGACCACAAAGGCACCACTCCATCCACCCAACACACCCTCCACTTCAAAGCAGCAAtaaagagagacagagactgtgtcaaagggacgggagagaggtgGGAGGTACAGGGGAAAAGGAGCTGGGGTGTCACTGAGTTATAAagcattacagtacagaaacaggcccttcagcctgtctcgaccattctgtctagtcccattgaccacaGTTCTCCAAACGCCCGCCATCCTTGTACTTCTCCAAACTCCCCGTACAGGTGGGTTAGGGTGAGGAACAGAaggggagacagagagggaggaggaggggagtgagggagtgggggGAACAGAGAGGGGAATCCCAGTCTGTATGTTGAATGCAAGAGGACAGTTTGCCTTCGACATGAGCTCCAAGGTTTTTGGCTCCAGGGGCTCCCTACCCCGGGAGGGCTCTGAAGGCAAGCAGAGGGGGATTGTTCACCATCACAATGAAGACGTAGATCAGCTCAATGTCTGCACTGGAGGGGGTGACGATCTGAAACTTCCTCAAGATCTGCAGGGGCAGGGACAGCAAACACAAAACAGTGATTAGTGGGACGCctgtgggaggggggtgagaCAGAGGGTGGGGGAGACACGGTGAGGGACAGGGACAGTGGGTGAGAGATGACGGGGTAGATAGAGGGGATGGAGATTCTGGgatgaaggtggaggggagataGGTGAGcgggagggaaggacagagaggaaTGCAGAAGGGAGAGGTTGAGGGCAGGGGAGGGAAACGtgtgggggaaagggaggggatagggtggagcagagagggaggaagggaggtgaTAAAGGGTAGGAATGGGGAGGGCTTGCgagagagggtgtgaggagggggagagggaagaggggagggaatgagGTGGAGGTCAGGGGTGACGGTGGGTCTGtcggaaggaggaggagaaaggggaggaagagagaaggatggggtggggaggaatgtggtgggagggacagagaggaggGGGTCTCGGGGCAGGGACTCACATGGATCAAGAAGAGACTGATCTCGGTCTCCGCCACTCTGCGGCCGATGCATTGCCGGACTCCGAAACCGAACGCCAGGGCCTGGAAGCTGTGGGAACCAGCGGACAGCCACCTGGCTGGGTTGTAGGTGCCGGGGTCGGAGAAGATCTCCGAACTCCGGCCCAGCGAGTAGAGCCCCACCTGTACGAGGGTCTGAGGACGAAGGAAGCAGCGGATTAAGACAGCGATCCCGGCATCAGGATCAGGGCAGGGAATGAGATCCCTCCGCCCTATAGCCCTCCCCAGCCTGTACCGGTTGGTCCGGTCTGGTCTCAGGCATTAGCGATTAATGTATCCAATTACCCCTCCCCACAAATACCTCCCGCGGAGTTCACTGCCCCGGCGCAGAGTTCACTCTCCGACCCTCTCACAGAGCGGAGTTCCCTCCTCATTGCCTCTCCCAGATCgcagagctccctcctcaccgcccctcccagatcgcagagctccctcctcactgcccctcccagatcatagagctccctcctcaccgcccctcccagaTCGCAGAGCTCGCTCCTCACTACCCCTCCCTCAGCgcagagctccctcctcaccgcctctccctcagcgcagagctccctcctcaccgcccctccctcagcgcagagctccctcctcaccgcccctcccagatcgcagagctccctcctcaccgccccttccAGAtcgcagtgctccctcctcaccacccctcccagatcgcagagctccctcctcaccgcccctccctcagcgcagagctccctcctcaccgcccctcccagatcgcagagctccctcctcaccgcccctccctcagcgcagagctccctcctcaccgcccttcTCAGAtcgcagtgctccctcctcaccgcccctccctcagcgcagagctccctcctcaccgcccttcTCAGATCgcagagctccctcctcaccgcccttcTCAGATCgcagagctccctcctcaccgcccctccctcagcgcaGAGCTAGCTGCCTCAGTGTCAATCCCACAGTGCGGAGCACCCGAACTGTTCCTCCCCTGGTGCTCCGCCTCGCTGATGAACGGCAGTGTTGACCTCAGCTAGGACAGACCCTGCGCCCGAAGAGAAGCCCGAGACCGTGGCAGGGCagagaaggagatagagagagtACCCGTAGAGAGACCGGCTGGTGTATCCGACCTTGCCTGACCAACCTGTCAGAGCTCTTTCAGGAAATCACAAGCAGAGTGagcaaaggagagccagtggttGTGATGTActtaaattttcagaaggcatcagataaggtgccacacatgaggctgcttaacaagaaaattcctatggcgttacaggaaagatactggcacggatagcggaatggctgacaggcaggaggcagcgagtgggattAAAAGGAGCCTTTTTTGGTTCCCTGccggagactagtggtgttcctcagggtcagtattgggaccactgcttttcacattgtttgtcaatgatttagataatggaattgatggattgtggcaaagttttcagatgatatgaagataggtgaggggtaggtagtgccgaggaagcaatgtgattacagcaggatttagacagattggaagaatgggtaaaaaaggtggcagatggaatacagtgctgggaaatgtgtgataatgcattttggtaaaaggaacaatagtgcagactattatctaaatggggagaaggttcaaacatcagaggtgcagagggacttgggagtcctcgtgcaggacccACAGAAgactaatttacaggttgaatctgtggtaaagaaggcaaatgcaatgttgacatttatttaaaggagaatagaatataaaagcaaggagataacgctgagcctttataagacactagtcaggcctcatggagtattgtcaacagttttaggctccatatctcagagaggatgtgttgtcattggagagagtccagaggaagttcacgaagatgattctgggaatgaagaggttaagatatgaggaacgtttggcagctttgagcctgtactcactggaatttagaagaataagggggcgGGGGGTGTCTCAAAGAATCTGCCGAATgttaaaggactagataaggtggatgtggagagaatgtttcctatggtgggggtctccagtactagagggcacagcctcaaaattgaggggcgatcttTTAAGCAGAGGtagggaggattttttttagccagagagtggtgaatctgtggaatgctttgccacaggctGCGGTGGAGGCAAATCCGTGCGAAAGTGGATCTTTTCCTtatcagtcagggtatcaaaggaatAGGCgcgaagacaggtgtatggagctgagtggaatccgggatcagccatgacggaatggaggagcggactcgatgggctgaatggcctaatgctggcCCTATGTTGTATGGTCTTACCCCGGCAGGGATGTGGTAGTTCCGGATGATGACGTCCGTAACTGGGTAGCGTTGAAGAGTGAGGCCAACGGGGTAGAGGCTGTAGGCAGAGGGAGAGAGCAGGTTAGGGCACAGAGCGAGCAGTGGCAGAgagcgtctctctctctctctctctctctcacacacacacacacacacacacacacacacacacacacacacacacacacacacacacacacacacacacacacacacacacacacacacacacagacacacacacacacacacacacacacacacacacacacacacacacagcccgcCGCTTGCTCCCGCGACTAAAGCACAGCCCACATCTCTCTTGCAATCCAGTCATAGTGTGCCTCATCTCCCTCTTCCCGGTTGATACACCCAGGCAGTCAAGTCAGAGGCAGAAACCCCAGCGATTCTCCCTCTGTCTGTAATCCCGGGGTCACTGGGCAGTGATGGGAAACAGTAACCCTGGccaattcccccctccctctttaacCGCAGGGTCAGAGAGAGGGAGCGGGCCACGTTTTAAGAACCATTTACCGTAAGGTCTCTTTGATGGCTGCTCGGAGGAGCGGCGCGTTGCGGAGGAGGGTCCACACGTCGCCCTGCGCTCGCCGGTGTGCCTCGGTGACCTCCCGGCGGAGGGCTTCCTGAAGTTCTGGATTTCGCGCCAGCTCAAACAGCGTGAAGAGGATGCTGTGGGCTGTCTattgggggaggtggggtggacgGGGTAGAACTCAGCTGGAGATAAACCTACCCTCCACAGGTCCCCTCCCCTACTCCTCCGTCCCTCTCCTCCCGCACTCATCCTCGCTTTTCCCGTCACATTCCTCCCCCCACTCAGAATGGTCCCTCACTAGTTCACtactcactccccctccctcccttcctcacccattccccccactctctctctcctgtccttCTCAATTCTACACTCCACCTACCCCCCTTCAATCTCTCACTCCATTCCGCTCCCTCTTTCACTCCTCCATTCACTTCCCTCGCCTCTCCTCTCCTCTACTCCCTCGATGATTCCTCACTATCACACTTCTCGTTCCATCTCCCTCACTCCCTACCCCTCCCTTCCAccctcttcctcattccctcccctccctctcctatctgattcctccttcattctctcttcctcactgtttccttccctctcccattttcACTCCATCCTTTGCTTTCTTCCACCTCCTACCCTCCACGTCCGTCCTCCCTATTTCACCCCCTTCTGCACTCCGTCCCTCCTATCCCTCCCTGCACCTCTTCTTCTGTCCCTTCCGTCTCCCTTCCTCTAccctccgcctccccctccctcccatccctcactccctccccttcccttcatcccttcccctccatcccctccctcccattctccctccccctctctcccccgctCACCGTGTCCACACTGCCGACCATCAGCTCCGTTGCGTTCGCCTTGATGATGTCGAACGGGAGCCCGGACCGGGCCAGTAGCTCCCCGAGGATCCCCGAGTAGCCGCGCTCAGCTTCCGGGACGGTCTGCATCTTCCGCTGCAGCTCCTCCAAGCAGCGGTGGGCTGGGATGCGGATTGAGGACAGGTCACAAGGCAGTTGACAGTAGGGGGGGGAGAGGTGGGTAGGGGCTGGGAGGAAGAGACCCTGATCGGAGCCCGGGGGCATGACAGAGCGCAGCAGCGGCGATGGGCTATTCGACTGCAGGAACCATCACAGTCTTACCCCAGCCACTGCCGAACGGCACAGTGTCATCCCACGCAACTTGCACATTCCTCAGGCACGGGAACGGCTCTGCCGTTCCACCTTAAAGCGCGCTATATATCCCTGTAGCGAaaaaatacaggcctttcggcccgtcGTCCGTGCTGACCACCCCATTATATAAGGATGGGTTTGAGGGGTGGGACGCACAGACTGACAGTGTTTGATGTGGGAACTGAAACCAGGTCGCAATCGTCTTGAGGGTGACAGATGCACATAAAGATCCCAatgctggcggggggggggggcggagcgTTGTGTCGGGGTAGGGGTTATGAACTCCACAAACACTCCCCTTGCCTGGTCACCAGGCTTCCAATCCTACTCCCCGCGATGCAAGCTCTTAAACGGGCAACGAGGGAGGCGTAACCGGCGGTCCTCACCGTGTTCGAAGATGTCGTCCCAGACTTGTACATGTTCCTTCCAGGCCCGGAGACCCAGCCGGCGGGCCAGCCGCGGGGGTAGGTAGAGCAAAGGGATGGTGGTCTTCAACATATTCTCGATGGACCAGATGAAGCGGTCCGCCTGTCTCATGTCGACGTCCCCAAACAGGCCCAGCCGCTGCCCGTAGAGCAGATGGAAGCTGGCtgaagagagagcgagagaggatCCGTGAGTTATAACATGGGTTAAATGACCCGGGAGTGTCCGATATAACTCTGGTAAAGCGGTCCGGGAGTGACCGATATTACCCGGTTAATGCGGTCCGGAAGTGTCCGATATAACCTGGGTAAAGGGGTCCGATAGTGTCCGATATAACCTGGGTAAAGGGATCCGGGAGTGTCCGATATAACCTGGGTAAAGGGGTCCGATAGTGTCCGATATAACTCTGGTAAAGCGGTCCGGGAGTGTCCGATATAACCTGGGTAACGGGGTCCGATAGTGTCCGATATAACCTGGGTAACGGGGTCCGATAGTGTCCGATATAACCTGGGTAAAGGGATCCGGGAGTGTCCGATATAACCCGGGTAAAGGGGTTCAGGATTGTTCAATATAACCCGGGTAAAGGGGTCATGGATTGTCCGATATAATCCGAGTAAAAGGGTCATGGATTGTCTGATATAACCCGAGCAATGGGGTTCCGGAGTGTCCGCTATAATCAGGTTAAAGTTCGGGAAACCCGACATAAACTTGGTAAAGGGGCCAGAAAGTGTCTGATTTAACCCGGTTAATGAGGTCCGGGAGTGTCTGATATAACCTGGATAAAGGGGTCCAGGAGTGTTTGCTATAGCCCGGGTAAGAGGGTTTGGGAGTGTCCTATATAAGCTGGGTAAGGGGATCAGGGAGTTTCCGGTACAACCCTGGTGGCGAGGTCCAGAGGTGTCCGATATAACACCGATAAAGAAGTCCGGTATTGTCCTATATAATCCAGATGAAGGGGTCAGGGAATGTCTGATACAGCCCGGTTACAGTGGTTCGGGTGTAAGCGATATAACCCAGCTAAAGGGGTCTGAGGGTTTCCGATAAAACCCCGTAAAAGTGGTCCGGGAGTGTCAGATATAATCCTGGGAAAGGAGCCTGGGAGTGCCAGGTGTAACCCTGTTAAAAGATTAATTGAATGTCTGATATAACACTGATGAAGATATCAGGGATCATTCGATATAACCTGGGTAAATTTGTCGGGAAGTGTGCGACAGAACGTCGATAATGTTGTATAGGAGTGTTTGATATAACTCAAGGTAAGGTGTCAGGGAGGCACCAATATCACAATGGTAATGGGGACCGGGAGTGTCCGATACAATACTGGTAAAGGGGTCCGGGAGTATCGGTTATAACCGGGGTAAAGAGGTCAGGGAATGTTCGGTATAACCCGGGTAAAGTGGAACCGGCAGTGTCCGATATAACCTGGATAAAGGGGTCAAGTAGAGTCCGATAAAACTCTGATAAATGGGTCCGAGAGTGTCCGATATAGCACGGGTGAATG
The sequence above is drawn from the Mobula hypostoma chromosome 2, sMobHyp1.1, whole genome shotgun sequence genome and encodes:
- the LOC134358031 gene encoding cytochrome P450 11B, mitochondrial, translating into MRRLTRWGWDIPRAGCPVGARKVSQARESQPLPYRDIPSTGGSGWVNLYRLWRDRNVGNQHLIINRNFQRLGPIYRDKLGTRESVYIFYPEDTMALFQSEGANPERMILEAWLEHREYRKHKRGIFLKNGGEWRRERMVLNPEVIGPAAVGNIASLLEPVAHDFALLVDRKVQTGSCTEPSNVLPDLFRFALESSFHLLYGQRLGLFGDVDMRQADRFIWSIENMLKTTIPLLYLPPRLARRLGLRAWKEHVQVWDDIFEHAHRCLEELQRKMQTVPEAERGYSGILGELLARSGLPFDIIKANATELMVGSVDTTAHSILFTLFELARNPELQEALRREVTEAHRRAQGDVWTLLRNAPLLRAAIKETLRLYPVGLTLQRYPVTDVIIRNYHIPAGTLVQVGLYSLGRSSEIFSDPGTYNPARWLSAGSHSFQALAFGFGVRQCIGRRVAETEISLFLIHILRKFQIVTPSSADIELIYVFIVMVNNPPLLAFRALPG